Proteins encoded together in one Vigna angularis cultivar LongXiaoDou No.4 chromosome 5, ASM1680809v1, whole genome shotgun sequence window:
- the LOC108320277 gene encoding G-type lectin S-receptor-like serine/threonine-protein kinase At1g67520: protein MYLWLWWSTRIHVEAANDTLNPGGTLNYTTTGICSKKVTYCLGFIQLTGGENVYLVIISNKSPEVWMKNRPVDKDSAVLSLNRSGVLKIESQHGKPIILYSPPKAIYNTKATLLDTGNFVLQQLHPNGTNTLLWQSFDYPTDTLLPTQKLGVNHKTGHRWLVFSWFTNALGPPGAFSLEWEHVEQELIVRRRGKVCWRSGKLRNNRFEYISEDAQRRLKYTLVSNGDENSFSFTTAKNEDPVRTWTLSNHLLIFDGEVYVARADLCYGYNNTDGGCQRWQDIPKCRNPGDVFQKHTGFIRFNNVSAEENISYGHSDCEASCWSNCTCIGFMDFNPNEPGCIFFHLISAENFTYNRTGYELYLLVNTLSLHKGTKKWTWIVAVAAAALLAICLLTICLALKKRKYVFQEKKSQRKVTKMAYLATCSRSSTMEDFEDDLKKGHGLTVFNYTSVMEATNRFSSENKLGQGGFGPVYKGILPTGQQIVVKRLSKTFGQGIVEFKNELTLICELQHMNLVQLLGCCIYEEEKILIYEYMPNKSLDFYLFDGTRGKLLDWKKRFKIIEGISQGLLYLHKYSRLKVIHRDMKASNILLNENMNPKISDFGMARIFTQHESASNTNRIVGTHGYMSPEYMMEGAFSTKSDVYSFGVLLLEIVSGRRSLGCYDVDRPLNLIGHTWELWKEGACSELVDPSIKESIDPDEVQRCIHIGLLCVEHYADDRPTMFEIVSMLNNKSAIVSLPQTPAFYVGKKILHENLSSKGSCTDSALEITASTIDMTDS from the exons ATGTACTTGTGGTTGTGGTGGAGTACTCGTATTCATGTTGAAGCAGCAAATGACACTTTAAATCCTGGTGGTACACTGAATTACACAACAACAGGAATATGTTCAAAAAAGGTCACATATTGTCTAGGTTTTATTCAGCTTACTGGTGGTGAGAACGTATACTTGgttataatttcaaataaaagtcCTGAAGTTTGGATGAAAAACCGACCTGTTGACAAGGACTCTGCAGTTTTGTCACTTAACCGCTCAGGGGTGCTGAAAATTGAATCTCAACACGGGAAGCCAATAATCCTGTATTCTCCACCAAAAGCTATCTACAACACTAAGGCCACTTTGTTGGACACAGGCAACTTTGTGCTTCAACAACTTCACCCTAATGGAACAAACACTCTCTTGTGGCAGAGTTTTGATTATCCCACTGACACTTTGCTCCCCACCCAGAAGTTAGGTGTTAATCACAAAACAGGCCATCGTTGGTTAGTGTTTTCATGGTTTACCAATGCACTTGGCCCTCCCGGTGCCTTTAGCCTTGAATGGGAACATGTTGAACAAGAATTGATCGTAAGGAGACGGGGAAAAGTTTGTTGGCGAAGTGGGAAACTGAGGAACAATAGATTTGAGTACATTTCAGAGGATGCGCAACGCAGGTTGAAGTACACCCTTGTGTCTAATGGGGACGAAAACTCCTTCTCTTTCACAACTGCAAAAAATGAAGACCCTGTTCGAACGTGGACGTTATCAAATCATTTGCT CATATTTGATGGTGAAGTATATGTTGCAAGGGCTGATTTGTGTTATGGATATAACAATACTGACGGAGGTTGCCAAAGATGGCAGGATATACCCAAGTGTAGGAATCCTGGTGATGTATTTCAGAAACATACTGGTTTCATCAGATTTAACAATGTAAGCGCTGAAGAAAATATAAGTTATGGTCACAGTGATTGTGAGGCCAGTTGCTGGAGCAATTGTACTTGCATTGGATTCATGGATTTTAACCCAAATGAACCTGGATGTATATTCTTTCACTTGATTTCAGCAGAAAATTTTACTTATAACCGTACAGGTTACGAATTATACTTGCTAGTGAACACGTTGTCTCTTCATAAGG GTACAAAAAAGTGGACATGGATAGTTGCAGTAGCAGCAGCAGCTCTACTTGCAATTTGTCTATTGACTATTTGCCTAGCcttaaagaagagaaaatatgtgttTCAAG AGAAGAAGAGTCAAAGGAAGGTGACGAAGATGGCATACTTGGCAACTTGTAGTCGGTCATCTACAATGGAAGATTTTGAAGATGATTTAAAAAAGGGACATGGCCTAACAGTGTTTAATTATACATCAGTTATGGAAGCAACAAACAGATTTTCATCGGAGAATAAGTTAGGACAAGGAGGCTTTGGACCTGTTTATAAG GGAATTCTTCCAACAGGGCAACAGATTGTTGTAAAAAGACTTTCAAAAACATTTGGACAAGGAATTGTGGAGTTTAAGAATGAACTAACACTAATATGTGAACTTCAACACATGAATCTTGTACAACTACTTGGTTGTTGCATTTATGAAGAAGAGAAGATTCTAATTTACGAGTACATGCCTAATAAAAGTTTGGATTTCTATCTATTCG ATGGTACAAGAGGCAAATTACTAGATTGGAAGAAGCGCTTCAAAATAATAGAAGGAATTTCTCAAGGATTACTTTATCTTCACAAGTATTCAAGACTCAAAGTCATTCACAGAGACATGAAAGCTAGCAACATTCTTTTAAATGAAAACATGAATCcaaaaatttcagattttggaATGGCGAGAATATTCACACAACATGAATCAGCCTCAAATACCAACAGAATTGTTGGAACACA TGGTTACATGTCTCCAGAATATATGATGGAAGGAGCTTTCTCTACAAAGTCTGATGTGTATAGTTTTGGAGTGTTGTTACTTGAAATTGTTAGTGGAAGAAGAAGCCTTGGTTGCTATGATGTTGATCGGCCATTAAATCTAATAGGACAT ACATGGGAGTTATGGAAAGAAGGTGCATGTTCAGAGTTAGTTGATCCATCAATAAAGGAGTCTATTGATCCTGATGAAGTACAAAGATGCATTCATATTGGTCTGCTGTGTGTAGAACATTATGCAGATGATCGACCCACCATGTTTGAGATTGTATCAATGTTGAATAACAAAAGTGCAATAGTTTCCTTACCTCAAACACCAGCATTCTATGTCGGAAAAAAGATCCTTCAtgaaaatttatcttcaaaggGGTCTTGTACTGATTCTGCATTAGAAATTACAGCTTCTACAATAGACATGACTGATTCCTAA